A genomic region of Chaetodon auriga isolate fChaAug3 chromosome 11, fChaAug3.hap1, whole genome shotgun sequence contains the following coding sequences:
- the LOC143327815 gene encoding DELTA-stichotoxin-Hmg2a-like, which translates to MPHRNCYVEINNNSGSYTLCNPRVFTESGCCEVPLSPIVGPCSTASALFNKTTGAATGAVGVFTYDLFNTDLNDYNHVMAIMFSVPFDRNLYSNWFAVGIFDRGNNCDYNLYDIMYNGSENNFVRAKADGCSISYEGDYVIVSAAMSDSGEAVLKVDISDTGMY; encoded by the exons ATGCCACATCGCAACTGTTATGTTGAGATTAACAACAACTCTGGCAGCTACACTCTCTGCAATCCAAG GGTGTTCACTGAGAGTGGCTGTTGTGAGGTCCCTCTGTCCCCCATAGTGGGTCCATGCTCCACTGCCAGCGCACTGTTCAACAAGACCACCGGTGCTGCGACTGGAGCGGTTGGTGTTTTCACCTATGACCTTTTCAACACCGACCTGAATGACTACAACCATGTCATGGCTATCATGTTCTCTGTACCCTTTGACCGAAACCTTTATTCCAACTGGTTTGCTGTGGGGATCTTTGACAGAGGAAACAACTGTGACTACAATCTTTATGATATTATGTATAATGGAAGTGAAAATAATTTTGTAAGAGCAAAGGCTGATGGCTGTAGCATTTCTTATGAGGGCGATTATGTTATTGTTAGTGCCGCCATGTCAGACTCAGGTGAAGCAGTCCTGAAAGTGGATATCAGCGATACTGGCATGTACTAA